In a genomic window of Candidatus Binatia bacterium:
- a CDS encoding LLM class flavin-dependent oxidoreductase: MKFDLLYELQTPKPHDERSEYRCYHEAIEQIELADRLGFDTVWFVEHHFLTEFAHSSAPEVFLGALSQRTKRIRLGHGVTLLPHKFNHPIRVAERVAALDILSGGRVEFGTGRSSQYEQAGFEIETERSRAMWQEALEMIPRMWTEEVFEHRGEFVSVPPRSIIPKPIQKPHPPIWMAATSPEGWEIAGRNGIGILGLTIFVRIPQLAERVRAYRKALEQAKPVGKFVNAKVGAFTIVHVAESKEQAVANGGPDAAINYLLYAFRVLGGFADPQGRGMQREYAELEIKSTPYRDLIAKEYPIIVKMQKGECTFEDLDQEDMVIVGDVDHVIRKVERYRDAGLDHFIALMQADRIPHDKVMRSIELFAKEVIPHFR, from the coding sequence ATGAAGTTCGATCTGCTCTACGAGCTGCAGACGCCGAAGCCGCACGACGAGCGCAGCGAGTACCGCTGCTACCACGAGGCCATCGAGCAGATCGAGCTCGCCGACCGCCTCGGCTTCGACACCGTGTGGTTCGTCGAGCACCACTTCCTGACCGAGTTCGCGCACAGCTCGGCGCCGGAGGTCTTCCTCGGCGCGCTCTCGCAGCGCACGAAGCGCATCCGCCTCGGCCACGGCGTGACGCTCCTGCCGCACAAGTTCAACCACCCGATCCGCGTCGCGGAGCGGGTCGCGGCGCTCGACATCCTGTCGGGCGGCCGCGTCGAGTTCGGCACCGGACGCTCGAGCCAGTACGAGCAGGCGGGCTTCGAGATCGAGACCGAGCGCTCGCGCGCGATGTGGCAGGAAGCGCTCGAAATGATCCCGCGGATGTGGACGGAGGAGGTCTTCGAGCACCGCGGCGAGTTCGTCAGCGTGCCGCCACGCAGCATCATCCCGAAGCCGATCCAGAAGCCGCACCCGCCGATCTGGATGGCGGCGACGAGCCCCGAGGGCTGGGAGATCGCGGGACGCAACGGCATCGGCATCCTCGGGCTCACGATCTTCGTCCGCATCCCGCAGCTCGCCGAGCGCGTGCGCGCGTACCGCAAGGCGCTCGAGCAGGCGAAGCCGGTCGGCAAGTTCGTCAATGCCAAGGTCGGCGCGTTCACGATCGTGCACGTCGCCGAGAGCAAGGAGCAGGCGGTCGCGAACGGCGGTCCCGACGCGGCGATCAACTACCTGCTGTACGCCTTCCGCGTGCTCGGCGGCTTCGCGGACCCGCAGGGGCGCGGCATGCAGCGCGAGTATGCCGAGCTCGAGATCAAGAGCACGCCCTACCGCGACCTGATCGCCAAGGAGTACCCGATCATCGTCAAGATGCAGAAGGGCGAGTGCACCTTCGAGGACCTCGACCAGGAGGACATGGTCATCGTCGGCGACGTCGACCACGTGATCCGCAAGGTCGAGCGCTACCGCGACGCCGGGCTCGACCACTTCATCGCGCTGATGCAGGCGGACCGCATCCCGCACGACAAGGTGATGCGCTCGATCGAGCTCTTCGCGAAGGAGGTCATCCCGCACTTCCGGTGA
- a CDS encoding dienelactone hydrolase family protein: MAYDPFTRGPRPVGVRTLDALDASRGRRLPIELWYPAHQRHAGRDTAPGTRDTYELMPGLPPVHQDAVRDAEAEPGEYPLVAFSHGFGGHRRQSTFLCTHLASHGYVVAAVDHTGNTALDVLQAALAAQSAGTQRDALEGVHEFVAARPLDVDFAIAESLRACRDLALDVDDARLGVTGHSFGGWTALTVTARNPRVASVLALAPGGGAGSLGGEILGPTLELDWGREVPALFLVADRDSLLPLSSMRDILKRTSGPKRMVVLENADHLHFCDRIEEVHEMFRMMPPPGEFARLAAEIAPISELCAPEQAYAFVRGLGLAQFDATLKREPAAQALLERELEGALASRGIRARALE, encoded by the coding sequence ATGGCCTACGATCCCTTCACGCGGGGCCCCAGGCCGGTCGGCGTGCGCACGCTCGACGCGCTCGACGCATCACGCGGACGGCGGCTGCCGATCGAGCTCTGGTATCCGGCGCACCAGCGCCACGCCGGTCGGGACACGGCGCCCGGCACGCGCGACACCTACGAGCTGATGCCCGGCCTGCCGCCGGTGCACCAGGACGCGGTGCGCGACGCCGAGGCAGAGCCGGGCGAGTATCCGCTGGTCGCGTTCTCGCACGGCTTCGGCGGCCATCGGCGTCAATCAACTTTTCTCTGCACGCACCTCGCGAGCCACGGCTACGTCGTCGCGGCGGTGGACCACACCGGCAACACCGCGCTCGACGTGCTGCAGGCGGCGCTCGCGGCGCAGAGCGCGGGCACGCAGCGCGACGCGCTCGAGGGCGTGCACGAGTTCGTCGCCGCGCGCCCGCTCGACGTCGACTTCGCGATCGCGGAGTCGCTGCGCGCGTGCCGCGACCTGGCGCTCGACGTCGACGACGCGCGCCTCGGCGTCACCGGACACAGCTTCGGCGGCTGGACCGCGCTCACCGTGACGGCGCGCAACCCGCGCGTCGCCTCCGTGCTCGCGCTGGCGCCCGGGGGCGGCGCCGGCTCGCTCGGCGGCGAGATCCTCGGGCCGACGCTCGAGCTCGACTGGGGACGCGAGGTGCCGGCGCTGTTCCTGGTCGCGGACCGCGACTCGCTGCTGCCGCTCTCCAGCATGCGCGACATCCTGAAGCGCACCTCGGGACCGAAGCGCATGGTCGTCCTCGAGAACGCCGACCATCTGCACTTCTGCGACCGCATCGAGGAGGTGCACGAGATGTTCCGCATGATGCCGCCGCCGGGCGAGTTCGCGCGCCTCGCGGCGGAGATCGCGCCGATCAGCGAGCTGTGCGCGCCGGAGCAGGCCTACGCGTTCGTCCGCGGGCTCGGGCTCGCGCAGTTCGACGCGACGCTCAAGCGCGAGCCGGCTGCGCAAGCGCTGCTCGAGCGCGAGCTCGAGGGCGCGCTCGCTTCTCGCGGCATCCGCGCGCGGGCGCTCGAGTGA
- a CDS encoding SDR family oxidoreductase, producing the protein MSRKVALVTGASRGIGRACAIELARRGFDVAVAARTVRPGEFHEYSSTLKKKATKPLPGSLEETAAEVRALGVDALPVKLDLSVREDWPAAIERTMERFGRIDVLVNNGRYIGPGHMDPFEDTPLELIEQMFVCNVFAPLQLIKLCLPIMRRQGGGVVINVTSSAGDRETSAPIGQGGWGLGYSITKAAFNRSVAGLAKELRKDNIAVIGLMPGFVATERMAIELGDFGFDASKGLPVENPGRVCAMLATARDPMVFSGRDIHGPTFYEEHAQVRFD; encoded by the coding sequence ATGAGCAGAAAGGTCGCCCTGGTCACCGGCGCGAGCCGCGGCATCGGCCGCGCCTGCGCGATCGAGCTCGCGCGCCGCGGCTTCGACGTCGCCGTCGCCGCGCGCACCGTCCGCCCCGGCGAGTTCCACGAGTACTCGTCGACCCTCAAGAAGAAGGCGACCAAGCCGCTGCCCGGGAGCCTCGAGGAGACCGCAGCCGAGGTTCGCGCGCTCGGCGTCGACGCGCTGCCGGTGAAGCTCGACCTGTCGGTGCGCGAAGACTGGCCCGCCGCGATCGAGCGCACGATGGAGCGCTTCGGCCGCATCGACGTGCTGGTCAACAACGGCCGCTACATCGGCCCGGGTCACATGGACCCGTTCGAGGACACGCCGCTCGAGCTCATCGAGCAGATGTTCGTCTGCAACGTGTTCGCGCCGCTGCAGCTCATCAAGCTCTGCCTGCCGATCATGCGCCGTCAGGGCGGCGGCGTGGTGATCAACGTCACCTCGTCGGCGGGCGATCGCGAGACCTCGGCGCCGATCGGCCAGGGCGGCTGGGGGCTCGGCTACTCGATCACCAAGGCCGCCTTCAACCGCAGCGTCGCAGGGCTCGCGAAGGAGCTGCGCAAGGACAACATCGCGGTGATCGGCCTCATGCCGGGCTTCGTCGCGACCGAGCGCATGGCGATCGAGCTCGGCGACTTCGGCTTCGACGCCTCGAAGGGTCTGCCGGTCGAGAACCCCGGCCGCGTCTGCGCCATGCTCGCGACCGCGCGCGACCCGATGGTCTTCTCCGGCCGCGACATCCACGGCCCGACCTTCTACGAGGAGCACGCCCAGGTCCGCTTCGACTGA
- a CDS encoding FAD-dependent oxidoreductase: protein MRDHDSTDVVVVGGGLAGLAAAALTARLGRRVRLLEKAGELGGRATTQTKDGYAFNIGPHALYRKGGGMRTLELLGIGPEGSVPLGSGAWAVRGGAKHALPGGFFSLLTTGLFGLAGKIELARLLGRVQSIDPEPLQGLTVAEGLERLAQRPEVRELIAAMFRLTSYGNAPRLQSAGASLEQLQLALSGNVLYLHGGWQQMVDELRKVALASGVEIESGARVDAVETASVAGATHVVRVADGRSIACAAVILALAPGDAAALLDGTARATVARWAADAVPIEAACLDLALARLPEPRSTFALGIDRPLYLSVHSAVARLAPQGGALVHVAKYLDPDEPADATRDQRELEQLMDLVQPGWRAHVVHRRFLPHVVVSNAVVRAAHRGLAGRPGPDVPGVPGLYVAGDWVGREGMLADASLSSARRAAEHCVRAVPALAVAA, encoded by the coding sequence ATGCGAGATCACGATTCGACGGACGTGGTGGTGGTCGGTGGCGGGCTCGCGGGGCTCGCCGCGGCGGCGCTCACCGCGCGGCTCGGTCGCCGCGTCCGCCTGCTCGAGAAGGCCGGCGAGCTCGGCGGCCGCGCGACCACGCAGACCAAGGACGGCTACGCGTTCAACATCGGGCCGCACGCGCTCTACCGGAAGGGCGGCGGCATGCGGACGCTCGAGCTGCTCGGCATCGGCCCCGAGGGCTCGGTGCCGCTCGGCTCCGGCGCCTGGGCGGTGCGCGGCGGCGCGAAGCACGCGCTGCCCGGCGGCTTCTTCTCGCTGCTGACGACGGGGCTCTTCGGCCTCGCCGGCAAGATCGAGCTCGCGCGCCTTCTCGGGCGCGTGCAGTCGATCGACCCCGAGCCGCTGCAGGGCTTGACGGTCGCCGAGGGGCTCGAGCGCCTCGCGCAGCGCCCCGAGGTGCGCGAGCTGATCGCCGCGATGTTCCGCCTCACGAGCTACGGCAACGCGCCCCGGCTGCAGAGCGCCGGCGCGTCGCTCGAGCAGCTACAGCTCGCGCTCTCCGGTAACGTGCTCTACCTGCACGGCGGCTGGCAGCAGATGGTCGACGAGCTGCGCAAGGTGGCGCTCGCTAGCGGCGTCGAGATCGAGAGCGGCGCGCGGGTCGACGCGGTCGAGACCGCGTCGGTCGCGGGCGCGACGCACGTGGTGCGCGTCGCGGACGGGCGCTCGATCGCGTGCGCGGCGGTGATCCTGGCGCTCGCGCCGGGCGACGCGGCGGCGCTGCTCGACGGCACTGCGCGCGCGACGGTCGCGCGCTGGGCCGCGGACGCGGTGCCGATCGAGGCGGCGTGCCTCGACCTCGCGCTCGCGCGCCTGCCCGAGCCGCGCTCGACCTTCGCGCTCGGCATCGATCGGCCGCTCTACCTGTCGGTGCACTCCGCGGTCGCGCGCCTCGCGCCGCAGGGCGGCGCGCTCGTGCACGTCGCCAAGTACCTCGACCCCGACGAGCCCGCCGACGCGACGCGCGACCAGCGCGAGCTCGAGCAGCTCATGGACCTCGTGCAGCCGGGCTGGCGCGCGCACGTCGTGCACCGGCGCTTCCTGCCGCACGTCGTGGTGTCGAACGCGGTGGTGCGCGCCGCGCACCGTGGGCTCGCCGGTCGGCCGGGCCCTGACGTGCCGGGTGTTCCTGGCCTCTACGTCGCGGGCGACTGGGTTGGTCGCGAGGGCATGCTCGCGGACGCGAGCCTGTCGAGCGCACGGCGCGCGGCCGAGCACTGCGTGCGCGCCGTGCCGGCGCTCGCGGTGGCTGCGTGA
- a CDS encoding sigma-70 family RNA polymerase sigma factor encodes MSREGAASGASARRAVSDAERDALATQFREHQRFLWGLCYRLTGSAADADDVVQATFVRALEHPPERTDEPWRPWLTRVALNLGKDLLRRRKRRGYVGPWLPSPLEIDEQAIASFEPELASGTTTEGRYDMLESVSMAFLLALEALTPKQRAVLLLRDVFDYTVAETADALGVSEADVKTTHHRARRAMESYDRQRCRPTREVQEKTRDAVTRLLAALTTGDTEAAERVLAPSVVALTDGGGEYLAARQPVIGRDRVLRFFVSILRKRPGVLTSRATVINGLPALVSEYSEDAPRLAPRQVTCFTIDAEGRIDRIFSVLASTKLTAIRFGDAGSEASSARDATPPA; translated from the coding sequence GTGAGCCGCGAGGGCGCAGCTTCCGGCGCGTCCGCGCGCCGCGCGGTCAGCGACGCCGAGCGCGACGCGCTCGCGACGCAGTTCCGCGAGCACCAGCGCTTCCTGTGGGGCCTCTGCTACCGCCTCACCGGCAGCGCCGCGGACGCGGACGACGTCGTGCAGGCGACGTTCGTCCGCGCGCTCGAGCACCCGCCGGAGCGCACCGACGAGCCGTGGCGCCCGTGGCTCACGCGGGTCGCGCTGAACCTCGGCAAGGATCTGCTGCGCCGGCGCAAGCGGCGCGGCTACGTCGGACCGTGGCTGCCTTCGCCGCTCGAGATCGACGAGCAGGCGATCGCCTCCTTCGAGCCCGAGCTCGCGTCGGGCACCACCACCGAGGGACGCTACGACATGCTCGAGAGCGTCTCGATGGCGTTCCTGCTCGCGCTCGAGGCGCTGACGCCCAAGCAGCGCGCCGTCCTGCTGCTGCGCGACGTCTTCGACTACACGGTCGCGGAGACGGCGGACGCGCTCGGCGTCTCCGAGGCCGACGTCAAGACCACGCACCACCGCGCACGCCGCGCGATGGAGAGCTACGACCGCCAGCGCTGCCGGCCGACGCGCGAGGTGCAGGAGAAGACGCGCGACGCCGTCACGCGCTTGCTGGCCGCGCTCACCACCGGCGACACCGAAGCGGCGGAGCGGGTTCTCGCGCCGTCCGTGGTCGCGCTCACCGACGGCGGCGGCGAGTACCTCGCAGCGCGCCAGCCGGTGATCGGCCGCGACCGCGTGCTCCGGTTCTTCGTCAGCATCCTGCGCAAGCGTCCGGGCGTCCTCACCTCGCGCGCGACGGTGATCAACGGGCTGCCCGCGCTGGTCAGCGAGTACAGCGAGGACGCGCCGCGCCTCGCGCCGCGGCAGGTCACCTGCTTCACGATCGACGCCGAGGGCCGCATCGACCGCATCTTCTCGGTGCTCGCCTCGACGAAGCTCACCGCGATCCGCTTCGGCGACGCCGGATCCGAGGCGAGCAGCGCGCGAGACGCGACGCCGCCAGCTTGA
- a CDS encoding SDR family NAD(P)-dependent oxidoreductase, which translates to MDYAGKVVVVTGASSGIGRVTARAFARRGAVVVGVARRGDLLASLTEECRADSPDSFHLQGDLGERAFAEHVIDETVRRTGRIDVLVNNAAISKHKHVLHTAADEAELVLRVNFLSCVWTTFAAIPYMLARDGGTIVNVSSFAAKVAPPREALYAASKAALNAFSEGLWSDLAGSGIHVALVNPGPIDTEIWEKEDEPPAYDGKKHPPEIVADAIFEAIEKRLYEVTVPRRSPQLVTARLLRLVAPSVLRAGMARMDPVPRELIERARERARRGKRLGEVDE; encoded by the coding sequence ATGGACTACGCGGGCAAGGTGGTGGTCGTCACCGGGGCCTCGTCCGGGATCGGTCGGGTGACGGCGCGCGCGTTCGCGCGCCGAGGCGCCGTGGTGGTCGGCGTCGCGCGCCGCGGCGACCTGCTCGCGTCGCTGACCGAAGAGTGCCGCGCCGACTCGCCGGACTCCTTCCACCTGCAGGGCGACCTCGGCGAGCGCGCGTTCGCCGAGCACGTGATCGACGAGACCGTGCGGCGCACGGGTCGCATCGACGTGCTGGTCAACAACGCGGCGATCTCGAAGCACAAGCACGTCCTGCACACCGCGGCGGACGAGGCCGAGCTCGTCCTGCGCGTCAATTTCCTTTCCTGCGTGTGGACGACGTTCGCCGCGATCCCCTACATGCTCGCGCGCGACGGCGGCACGATCGTCAACGTGTCGTCGTTCGCGGCCAAGGTCGCGCCGCCGCGCGAAGCGCTCTACGCCGCGTCGAAGGCGGCGCTGAACGCGTTCAGCGAAGGCCTCTGGAGCGATCTCGCCGGCTCGGGCATCCACGTCGCGCTGGTCAACCCGGGACCGATCGACACCGAGATCTGGGAGAAGGAGGACGAGCCGCCGGCCTACGACGGCAAGAAGCACCCGCCCGAGATCGTCGCCGACGCGATCTTCGAGGCGATCGAGAAGCGTCTCTACGAGGTCACGGTGCCGCGGCGCAGCCCGCAGCTGGTCACGGCGCGGCTGCTGCGTCTGGTCGCGCCGTCCGTGCTGCGCGCGGGCATGGCGCGGATGGATCCGGTGCCGCGCGAGCTCATCGAGCGGGCGCGCGAGCGCGCGCGTCGCGGCAAGAGGCTCGGCGAGGTCGACGAGTGA
- a CDS encoding amidohydrolase: MTGRTIGSGGTRRRFLLTNARVLTMDDARPTARAVAIEGESIVAVGDDDLARAHPDAEVRDLGGRILVPGFIDAHNHLSIAALHPLWADLSGVGTLEELRAALAEQAAREPDAEWIRGFGWNEANGLTLDRSDLDALGFTRPVIVVHFTLHQAVVCSRGLDALGIGRTTPDPPGGEIPRRADGEPTGLLVERAWSDAHARSIAAYRDPARWADLFVARAKALLRDGITCVHDAACSPEAEEIYRRLARERRLPLSVLAMPHAAALLSRLDPSRLDGPPTGEGDAWLRVGPVKLFADGGAAPAIDVQVGGAPLALGISFPGLREDAERIAARGFGVAVHAIGNLGLELALDAFRAVRRVSRDADLRLRVEHAMLASPEQMAELAALGLVGVVQPGFVDHVGRAVVDVRFDRETWLPFADLARAGVRLAASSDDPCAFHEPLLTSARGTTRRCGTGQIVGPEQALPYEEWLRAYTAGAAYAGGQEYERGRIAPGLRADLVVLEGELDAEHPPRVAETWVAGRCAWSARDEDDASATTAR; the protein is encoded by the coding sequence ATGACGGGGAGAACCATCGGGAGCGGCGGGACGCGCCGTCGTTTTCTCTTGACCAACGCGCGCGTGCTGACGATGGACGACGCGCGCCCGACGGCACGCGCGGTGGCGATCGAGGGCGAGAGCATCGTCGCGGTCGGCGACGACGACCTCGCGCGCGCCCATCCCGACGCCGAGGTGCGCGACCTCGGCGGGCGCATCCTCGTGCCGGGCTTCATCGACGCGCACAACCACCTGTCGATCGCGGCGCTGCACCCGCTGTGGGCGGATCTGAGCGGCGTCGGCACGCTCGAGGAGCTGCGCGCGGCGCTCGCCGAGCAGGCGGCGCGCGAGCCCGACGCCGAGTGGATCCGCGGCTTCGGCTGGAACGAGGCGAACGGCCTCACGCTCGACCGCAGCGACCTCGACGCGCTCGGCTTCACGCGCCCGGTGATCGTCGTGCACTTCACGCTGCACCAGGCGGTCGTGTGCTCGCGCGGGCTCGACGCGCTCGGCATCGGCCGCACGACGCCGGACCCGCCGGGCGGCGAGATCCCGCGCCGCGCCGACGGCGAGCCGACGGGCCTGCTCGTCGAGCGCGCGTGGAGCGACGCGCACGCGCGCTCGATCGCCGCCTACCGCGACCCGGCGCGCTGGGCCGATCTCTTCGTCGCGCGCGCCAAGGCGCTGCTGCGCGACGGCATCACCTGCGTGCACGACGCCGCCTGCTCGCCGGAAGCGGAAGAGATCTACCGCAGGCTCGCGCGCGAACGTCGGCTGCCGCTCTCGGTGCTCGCGATGCCGCACGCCGCGGCGCTCCTGTCGCGGCTCGATCCGTCGCGCCTCGACGGTCCGCCGACCGGCGAGGGCGACGCGTGGCTGCGCGTCGGCCCCGTCAAGCTGTTCGCCGACGGCGGCGCCGCGCCCGCGATCGACGTGCAGGTCGGCGGCGCGCCGCTCGCGCTCGGCATCTCGTTTCCCGGCCTGCGCGAGGACGCCGAGCGCATCGCGGCGCGCGGCTTCGGGGTCGCGGTGCACGCGATCGGCAACCTCGGGCTCGAGCTCGCGCTCGACGCCTTTCGCGCCGTGCGCCGCGTGTCGCGCGACGCCGACCTGCGGCTGCGCGTCGAGCACGCGATGCTCGCGTCGCCCGAGCAGATGGCCGAGCTCGCCGCGCTGGGGCTCGTCGGCGTCGTGCAGCCGGGCTTCGTCGATCACGTCGGGCGAGCGGTGGTCGACGTCCGCTTCGACCGCGAGACCTGGCTGCCGTTCGCGGACCTCGCCCGCGCCGGCGTGCGCCTCGCGGCGTCGTCGGACGACCCGTGCGCGTTCCACGAGCCGCTCCTCACCTCGGCGCGCGGCACGACGCGCCGCTGCGGCACGGGCCAGATCGTCGGCCCCGAGCAGGCGCTGCCCTACGAGGAGTGGCTGCGCGCGTACACCGCCGGCGCGGCGTACGCCGGCGGCCAGGAGTACGAGCGCGGCCGCATCGCGCCCGGGCTGCGCGCCGACCTGGTCGTGCTCGAGGGCGAGCTCGACGCCGAGCATCCGCCACGCGTCGCCGAGACCTGGGTCGCGGGTCGCTGCGCGTGGTCGGCGCGCGACGAGGACGACGCCTCGGCAACCACCGCACGCTGA
- a CDS encoding methyltransferase domain-containing protein yields MAHDPWNPAQYERFAAERRQPFDDLRALIEPEPAMRVVDLGCGTGELTAELHASLGARETLGIDRSARMLERSTQFVRPGLRFAPGDIATFTADAEWDLVFSNAALHWVGEHEELIPRLAAALAPGGQLAIQVPANFDHASHVVAAQLAAEEPFASALEGRPLRLASVLAPEAYATLLDRCGFARQHVRLQVYGHHLASRDEVVEWVRGTTLTAYEQALPQGLFPLFLERYRERLLPRLPDTRPFFYPFKRLLLWARRAKA; encoded by the coding sequence ATGGCGCACGATCCGTGGAACCCGGCGCAGTACGAGCGCTTCGCCGCCGAGCGGCGCCAGCCGTTCGACGACCTGCGCGCGCTGATCGAGCCGGAGCCCGCGATGCGCGTCGTCGACCTCGGCTGCGGCACGGGCGAGCTCACCGCCGAGCTGCACGCGTCGCTCGGCGCGCGCGAGACGCTCGGCATCGATCGCTCGGCGCGCATGCTCGAGCGCAGCACGCAGTTCGTGCGCCCCGGGCTGCGCTTCGCGCCCGGCGACATCGCGACCTTCACCGCGGACGCCGAGTGGGACCTCGTGTTCTCCAACGCGGCGCTGCACTGGGTCGGCGAGCACGAGGAGCTGATCCCGCGGCTTGCGGCCGCGCTCGCTCCGGGCGGACAGCTCGCGATCCAGGTGCCGGCGAACTTCGACCACGCCTCGCACGTCGTCGCCGCGCAGCTCGCCGCGGAGGAGCCGTTCGCGTCCGCGCTCGAGGGGCGTCCGCTGCGTCTCGCAAGCGTGCTCGCGCCCGAGGCGTACGCCACCCTGCTCGACCGCTGCGGCTTCGCGCGCCAGCACGTGCGCCTGCAGGTCTACGGACACCACCTCGCGTCGCGCGACGAGGTGGTCGAGTGGGTGCGCGGCACGACGCTGACGGCCTACGAGCAAGCGCTGCCGCAGGGGCTGTTTCCGCTCTTCCTCGAGCGCTACCGCGAGCGGCTGCTGCCGCGGCTGCCCGACACGCGACCGTTCTTCTACCCCTTCAAGCGCCTGCTGCTGTGGGCGCGCCGGGCGAAGGCGTGA
- the pyk gene encoding pyruvate kinase produces the protein MGAPGEGVTASGAARPRVKIVATIGPATRSPAAIDALLEAGLDVARVNCAHATGDALRATIALLRERAARAGSPLAILADLAGPKLRVGAVVGGAVELEPGHELTLTTDDVLGDATRVSVNYAGLPGDVAPGMTVFLNDGLLRLRVLEVRGHDVRTRVEAGGTLSDRKGLTLPDAGTSLPSLTDKDWRDLDVVLDAGVDYVGLSFVRAPSDVVELREGIRARGGDALVVAKIEKRQAVERLEEIVRVADAVMVARGDLGVECPIESVPLLQKKIIALCRRVGTPVITATQMLESMVASPLPTRAEATDVANAVLDGTDAVMLSAETAMGRYPTEVVRTMRRIILEAERYAPAPPDPTHLPLDTLAIPDAAARGAALAAEACRADAIVSLTQSGLSARALARWRPRQPLIAVTTSDRICRRLNLVWSVRPLAIGDFGNDFDGAVARIKSLLRERLGLPAGAQVVLTAGLPFGEHASTNTVRIEVL, from the coding sequence GTGGGCGCGCCGGGCGAAGGCGTGACGGCGAGCGGCGCCGCGCGACCTCGCGTCAAGATCGTCGCCACGATCGGACCGGCGACGCGCTCGCCCGCGGCGATCGACGCGCTGCTCGAGGCCGGTCTCGACGTCGCGCGCGTCAACTGCGCGCACGCGACCGGCGACGCGCTGCGCGCGACGATCGCGCTGCTGCGCGAGCGCGCCGCGCGCGCCGGCAGCCCGCTCGCGATCCTCGCCGACCTCGCGGGGCCGAAGCTGCGCGTCGGCGCGGTCGTCGGCGGCGCGGTCGAGCTCGAGCCGGGACACGAGCTGACGCTGACCACCGATGACGTGCTCGGCGACGCGACGCGCGTGTCCGTCAACTACGCCGGCCTGCCGGGCGACGTCGCGCCGGGCATGACGGTGTTCCTGAACGACGGCCTCCTGCGGCTGCGCGTGCTCGAGGTGCGCGGCCACGACGTGCGCACGCGCGTCGAGGCGGGCGGGACGCTGAGCGACCGCAAGGGGCTCACGCTGCCCGACGCGGGCACGTCGCTGCCGTCGCTCACCGACAAGGACTGGCGCGACCTCGACGTCGTGCTCGACGCGGGCGTCGACTACGTCGGGCTGTCGTTCGTGCGCGCGCCGAGCGACGTCGTCGAGCTGCGCGAGGGCATCCGCGCGCGCGGCGGCGACGCCCTGGTGGTCGCCAAGATCGAGAAGCGGCAAGCGGTCGAGCGCCTCGAGGAGATCGTGCGGGTCGCCGACGCCGTCATGGTGGCGCGCGGCGACCTCGGCGTCGAGTGCCCGATCGAGAGCGTGCCGCTGCTGCAGAAGAAGATCATCGCGCTTTGCCGCCGCGTCGGCACGCCGGTGATCACCGCGACGCAGATGCTCGAGTCGATGGTCGCGAGCCCGCTGCCGACGCGCGCCGAAGCGACCGACGTCGCGAACGCCGTCCTCGACGGCACCGACGCCGTCATGCTGTCGGCCGAGACCGCGATGGGGCGCTACCCGACCGAGGTCGTGCGCACCATGCGCCGCATCATCCTCGAAGCGGAGCGCTACGCGCCCGCGCCGCCCGACCCGACGCACCTGCCGCTCGACACGCTCGCGATCCCGGATGCCGCCGCGCGCGGCGCCGCGCTCGCCGCGGAAGCTTGCCGCGCCGACGCAATCGTGAGCTTGACGCAGAGCGGGCTCTCGGCGCGCGCCCTCGCCCGCTGGCGCCCGCGCCAGCCGCTCATCGCGGTGACGACCAGCGATCGGATCTGCCGGCGGCTCAACCTCGTGTGGTCGGTGCGGCCGCTCGCGATCGGCGACTTCGGCAACGACTTCGACGGCGCGGTCGCCCGCATCAAGAGCCTGCTGCGCGAGCGGCTCGGGCTACCGGCGGGCGCGCAGGTGGTACTCACCGCGGGTCTGCCGTTCGGCGAGCACGCGAGCACCAACACGGTGCGCATCGAGGTGCTCTAG
- a CDS encoding nitroreductase/quinone reductase family protein: MSTSNDVQNALARIAREKTVRLVTRGRKTGQPREVTIWFVVDDGAIGIGTLDATRNWVRNARAAGEVELVFRDARLRGRFREVTSDPAAHERIRRGMAAKYWPARIASWFGIGQRATFRIDELTLV; the protein is encoded by the coding sequence ATGAGCACGTCAAACGACGTCCAGAACGCCCTTGCGCGCATCGCGCGCGAGAAGACCGTGCGCCTGGTGACGCGCGGTCGCAAGACGGGTCAACCGCGCGAGGTGACGATCTGGTTCGTCGTCGACGACGGCGCGATCGGCATCGGCACGCTCGACGCGACGCGCAACTGGGTGCGCAACGCCCGCGCCGCGGGCGAGGTCGAGCTCGTGTTCCGCGACGCCCGGCTGCGCGGGCGCTTTCGCGAGGTCACGTCGGATCCCGCCGCGCACGAGCGCATCCGCCGCGGCATGGCGGCGAAGTACTGGCCGGCGCGAATCGCGTCGTGGTTCGGCATCGGGCAGCGCGCGACCTTCCGGATCGACGAGCTGACGCTCGTGTGA